A genomic stretch from Sphaerochaeta sp. includes:
- a CDS encoding single-stranded DNA-binding protein, with translation MNSLVEAIWTNPRYLIRTVSRNTIESHCLGKALVTEPYKEREMDNLNSVLLEGNLVRDPDLRRVGDPERPVCRFTIGVNRYRRDDKGEVQQYTTFVDIQTWGTLAENCGKYLKKGRGVRVVGALKQETWTGKEDGKPHYRLVVSASHVEFRPDQKKADSPDEIILDAAENEPEPEEQEPEEQAL, from the coding sequence GTGAACAGTTTGGTTGAAGCGATTTGGACAAATCCGCGGTATTTGATCCGTACGGTTTCCCGGAACACCATAGAAAGCCATTGCCTGGGCAAGGCGTTGGTGACGGAACCGTACAAGGAGCGGGAGATGGACAATCTGAATTCGGTATTGCTGGAAGGAAACTTGGTAAGGGATCCTGATTTGAGGCGGGTGGGGGATCCGGAGCGGCCTGTCTGTCGGTTTACCATTGGGGTGAACCGGTATCGCAGGGATGACAAGGGGGAAGTCCAGCAGTACACCACCTTCGTGGATATCCAGACGTGGGGCACGTTGGCTGAAAACTGCGGCAAGTATCTGAAAAAGGGGCGTGGTGTCCGCGTGGTAGGGGCGCTGAAGCAGGAAACCTGGACGGGCAAGGAGGATGGCAAACCTCATTATCGTCTGGTCGTTTCGGCAAGTCATGTGGAGTTCCGTCCGGACCAAAAGAAGGCGGACAGTCCGGATGAGATCATCCTGGATGCCGCGGAGAATGAGCCGGAGCCCGAGGAGCAGGAACCGGAAGAACAGGCCCTGTAA